From Candidatus Nomurabacteria bacterium, one genomic window encodes:
- a CDS encoding nucleotide pyrophosphohydrolase has translation MSLVLEAAEVLEHFQWKSPEEIEKHVRDNKADIGEELADTLYWILLMAHDLNIDIVEVFEAKMQKNEAKYSVEKAKGNHKKYTELAEE, from the coding sequence ATGTCACTAGTGCTCGAAGCCGCGGAGGTGCTAGAGCACTTTCAGTGGAAGAGCCCAGAAGAAATTGAAAAACACGTGCGTGATAACAAAGCCGACATAGGCGAAGAGCTGGCCGACACCTTGTATTGGATACTACTCATGGCCCACGACCTAAACATCGACATCGTCGAGGTGTTCGAAGCCAAGATGCAAAAAAACGAAGCCAAATATTCCGTCGAAAAAGCCAAAGGCAACCATAAAAAATACACGGAGCTAGCTGAAGAATGA
- a CDS encoding ATP-dependent helicase, translating to MSEVKLNQAQAEAVDYIYGPLLVLAGPGTGKTQLLSARVANILQQTDTDARNILCLTFTESGASNMRQRLRSLIGDAAYNVTISTYHSFGSDIIKNYAEHFQSIAVERSDDIRMERPIDELSQIQIVEKIVAKLPFDSLLLGARYYVKSLVDTISDLKQYMITPDDLRALANSNLTQIEAAQDIIDSAVNAKGGMSRKKAELFGQYAELRDGLSELSGSLVELAASELDQAYQQAEAANSSKPLTSWKNDWLHKDDQDDFCLTERLRSQKMLELANIYQDYQEALKQSASYDFDDMILRAIEGLKSNPELRYNLQERYQFILLDEFQDTNPSQFDLVKRIADHPVHEGRPNIMAVGDDDQAIFAFQGAHVGNMKDFFETFVDVKVINLTENYRSHADILHVAHNISEQIEDRLHRQFADISKVLEARAEGLPKTAQVGRHEFAASASEYAWVANQIDSLIKQGTRPDQIAVLAPKHKILEGMVPFLKQREVPITYDKRENILQTEIVSGLRLAAQLVQALINQDATLVNHYMPLVLSLPYWQIPARDIWQVNWQYAKRKEVRSWPEIAAENPVLESAIMFYQVLSTYAVSAPLELTLDQLAGTSPVVIDGQEHFAPLKAYYFSSQERSLDALKYYESIAHLSVIRAKLREHQVSTDKLLNLQDFLDFFDMYEAAEASLTNTHPIAQAANSVQLMTVYSAKGLEFEHVFILQAHDDVWGSASQSNNKLALPPNLKQIRYSGSSDDERRRLFFVAITRAKQGLYITSHATKDNGKATSPLKYLAEADGVSSYLPASAQQIQTTEVSADQLAVDIETLWQAGQVHLPADFKSLLADRLKKYQMSPTHLNSFINLEYSGPEAFLVQTLLRFPQAPSASGEFGTAIHNTLEWYANQVAAKQSPSQQQVADHYQRELNRRYLSQADKQRALGKGQAALKKYLSARHDMFKKSAKAEVNFYAEGVHLGEAHLSGKIDRLEVDEANKTVRIADFKTGKPLKKWGTDIKSITYKQQLYMYKLLIEGSASWRGYRVESARLEFVEPAGNADGNILQALELAFDPKEEAQIKQLIQAVWQKIVNLDLPDISGYDQSATGSQKFIHDLLA from the coding sequence GTGTCAGAGGTTAAGTTAAACCAAGCTCAAGCCGAAGCGGTCGATTATATTTACGGCCCGCTATTGGTTTTGGCCGGACCAGGGACTGGCAAAACCCAGCTACTCAGCGCTCGGGTGGCCAACATCTTGCAGCAAACAGATACCGACGCCCGCAACATCTTGTGCCTTACTTTTACCGAATCCGGTGCAAGCAATATGCGCCAGCGGTTGCGCAGCCTAATAGGCGACGCCGCTTACAACGTCACCATTAGTACTTATCACAGTTTTGGTAGCGACATTATCAAAAACTACGCCGAACATTTTCAGTCAATTGCTGTTGAGCGTAGCGACGACATTCGCATGGAGCGGCCAATCGACGAGCTCAGCCAGATTCAAATCGTCGAAAAAATCGTGGCCAAGCTGCCTTTCGATAGCTTGCTGCTTGGTGCCCGCTACTATGTCAAAAGCCTTGTCGATACCATCAGCGACCTCAAACAATATATGATCACACCAGACGATCTGCGTGCACTAGCCAATAGTAATCTCACCCAGATCGAGGCAGCCCAAGACATCATCGATAGTGCAGTCAATGCCAAAGGCGGCATGTCACGCAAAAAGGCCGAGCTATTCGGGCAATATGCCGAACTCCGCGATGGTTTGTCGGAGCTTAGCGGCAGTTTGGTCGAGCTAGCCGCCAGCGAACTCGACCAAGCCTATCAACAGGCCGAAGCCGCAAATTCTAGCAAGCCACTTACAAGTTGGAAAAACGACTGGCTCCACAAAGACGACCAAGATGACTTCTGTCTAACCGAACGCTTGCGTAGTCAAAAAATGCTCGAGCTAGCCAATATCTACCAAGACTACCAAGAGGCACTCAAACAATCGGCTAGCTACGACTTCGACGATATGATCCTGCGCGCCATCGAAGGGCTCAAATCTAACCCCGAGCTCCGCTACAACTTGCAGGAACGCTACCAATTTATCTTGCTCGACGAGTTCCAAGACACCAACCCGTCGCAATTCGACCTAGTCAAGCGCATCGCCGATCACCCAGTGCACGAAGGCCGGCCAAACATCATGGCTGTCGGCGACGACGACCAAGCTATTTTTGCATTCCAGGGTGCCCATGTTGGCAACATGAAAGATTTTTTCGAAACTTTTGTAGACGTAAAGGTAATCAACCTCACCGAAAATTATCGCTCACATGCCGATATTTTGCATGTGGCTCATAACATATCCGAACAGATCGAAGATCGTTTGCATCGTCAGTTTGCAGACATCTCCAAGGTTCTCGAGGCTAGGGCAGAGGGCTTGCCAAAAACTGCCCAAGTTGGCCGCCACGAGTTTGCCGCCTCGGCCAGCGAATACGCATGGGTTGCAAACCAGATCGATTCGTTAATCAAGCAAGGTACTCGGCCCGACCAAATCGCCGTACTTGCCCCAAAGCACAAGATTCTCGAAGGCATGGTGCCATTCTTAAAACAGCGCGAGGTGCCGATTACCTACGACAAACGCGAAAACATCTTGCAAACCGAGATTGTCAGTGGTCTGCGTTTGGCAGCCCAGCTGGTTCAGGCGCTTATCAATCAAGATGCAACCCTAGTAAATCACTATATGCCGCTAGTGCTTAGCTTGCCTTATTGGCAGATTCCAGCCCGCGACATTTGGCAAGTCAATTGGCAGTATGCCAAGCGCAAAGAGGTTAGATCTTGGCCCGAAATCGCCGCCGAAAATCCTGTGCTAGAGTCGGCAATCATGTTCTATCAGGTGCTTAGCACCTACGCTGTTAGCGCACCACTCGAGCTAACTCTAGACCAGCTAGCCGGCACAAGCCCAGTGGTTATCGATGGTCAAGAACACTTTGCACCACTCAAAGCTTATTATTTTTCCAGCCAGGAGCGCAGTCTCGACGCCCTTAAATATTACGAATCCATCGCGCACCTTAGCGTTATTCGGGCCAAACTGCGTGAGCACCAGGTCAGCACCGACAAGCTACTCAATCTGCAAGATTTTCTAGACTTTTTTGATATGTACGAAGCCGCCGAGGCCAGCCTAACCAACACCCACCCGATCGCCCAAGCCGCCAACTCGGTGCAGTTAATGACTGTTTACAGCGCCAAAGGCTTAGAGTTCGAACATGTCTTTATATTGCAGGCTCACGACGATGTCTGGGGCAGTGCCAGCCAAAGCAACAATAAACTAGCCTTACCGCCCAACCTTAAACAAATTCGCTACAGCGGCTCGTCCGACGACGAGCGCCGCCGGTTGTTCTTTGTGGCTATCACTCGCGCCAAACAAGGCCTTTACATTACTTCGCACGCTACCAAAGATAACGGCAAAGCCACCAGCCCACTCAAGTATTTGGCCGAAGCCGATGGTGTATCTAGTTATTTGCCGGCCAGTGCGCAGCAGATCCAAACTACAGAAGTATCGGCCGACCAGCTCGCTGTCGACATCGAAACTCTCTGGCAAGCCGGCCAAGTACACTTGCCAGCCGATTTTAAAAGCTTGCTGGCAGATCGGCTCAAAAAATACCAAATGAGCCCAACCCATCTCAACTCGTTTATCAATCTCGAGTATTCCGGCCCAGAGGCCTTTTTGGTGCAAACTTTACTGCGCTTTCCGCAGGCGCCAAGCGCCAGTGGCGAGTTTGGTACAGCTATCCATAACACCCTCGAGTGGTATGCCAACCAAGTCGCGGCCAAGCAATCTCCAAGTCAGCAACAAGTCGCCGATCACTACCAGCGCGAGCTCAATCGCCGCTACCTAAGCCAAGCCGACAAGCAGCGGGCTCTTGGCAAAGGCCAAGCCGCACTCAAAAAGTATCTAAGCGCCAGGCATGACATGTTCAAAAAGTCGGCCAAAGCCGAGGTTAACTTTTATGCCGAAGGCGTGCACCTGGGCGAAGCCCATTTAAGCGGCAAGATCGACCGACTAGAAGTCGACGAAGCCAACAAAACGGTTAGAATTGCCGATTTTAAAACCGGCAAACCGCTCAAAAAGTGGGGGACTGATATCAAATCTATAACCTACAAGCAGCAGCTGTACATGTACAAGTTGCTTATCGAAGGTAGTGCAAGTTGGCGTGGCTATAGGGTCGAGTCGGCTCGGCTCGAATTTGTCGAGCCAGCAGGCAATGCCGATGGCAATATCTTACAAGCTCTCGAACTAGCCTTCGACCCAAAAGAAGAAGCTCAAATCAAGCAGCTCATCCAGGCCGTCTGGCAAAAGATAGTCAATTTAGACCTGCCAGATATCTCGGGCTACGACCAATCAGCCACCGGCAGCCAAAAATTCATCCACGACCTACTGGCCTAG
- a CDS encoding DNA-3-methyladenine glycosylase 2 family protein: protein MIDAALAHFAKVDPRMHELVLIHRDTTREPEVIAPDLYFERLCRTIVGQQLSVKAAATIWQRTLASLGTDTSKPLATEDFSRVDDDSLRAAGLSYQKIGYIRALIESLDNRAVDLTSLGKMDDNLVIAELTKLKGIGTWSAEMFLIFAMGRPDVFSAGDLGLMTAAAQLYQLDRKADADKIVANLERLSPYRTVASLTLWHSLDNQPK from the coding sequence ATGATAGACGCTGCCCTAGCCCATTTTGCCAAAGTCGATCCGCGCATGCACGAACTGGTGTTGATACACCGAGACACTACGCGAGAGCCAGAAGTGATTGCGCCAGATCTGTATTTTGAACGATTGTGCCGAACAATTGTTGGGCAGCAGTTGTCGGTTAAGGCAGCCGCAACCATTTGGCAGCGGACTTTGGCTAGCCTTGGTACAGATACGTCTAAACCTTTAGCTACAGAAGACTTTTCTCGAGTAGATGACGACAGTTTACGCGCAGCTGGGCTTAGCTATCAGAAAATTGGCTATATTCGTGCTTTGATTGAAAGCTTAGATAATCGAGCTGTAGACCTAACTAGTCTTGGCAAAATGGACGACAATCTAGTGATCGCCGAGCTAACCAAGCTCAAGGGTATTGGCACTTGGAGTGCCGAGATGTTTCTGATTTTTGCCATGGGTCGGCCAGATGTATTTAGCGCTGGCGATTTGGGATTGATGACAGCTGCTGCTCAGCTCTACCAGCTAGACCGCAAGGCAGATGCAGACAAGATAGTTGCCAATTTAGAGCGGCTCAGCCCCTACCGGACAGTTGCCAGCCTAACGCTTTGGCACAGCCTAGACAATCAACCTAAATAA
- a CDS encoding GGDEF domain-containing protein → MSRKINEKLADKLRQRIVELEIELKKSYLENSRLRENNAELSIKAYSDPLTGAWNREGWARHLSLMFEMSRELGVGGQIFAVMIDLDHFKKINDTYGHHTGDHVLIKVVEIIKANMRDYDVVGRFGGEEFIVAMLGASADDVANKAEAVRQIIESTKIQHNNKTIKVTVSIGVGTAIEDSFADPAIIAADIALYQAKQSGRNQVSVYPDAA, encoded by the coding sequence ATGAGTCGAAAAATCAACGAAAAGCTTGCCGATAAGTTACGACAGAGAATTGTCGAGCTAGAAATAGAACTCAAAAAGTCTTATCTCGAGAACTCAAGACTTCGAGAGAACAATGCCGAATTATCGATAAAAGCGTACAGTGACCCATTAACTGGTGCCTGGAATCGTGAAGGCTGGGCTAGGCACCTAAGTTTGATGTTCGAGATGTCCAGAGAGCTTGGGGTTGGTGGCCAAATATTCGCTGTAATGATCGATCTAGACCATTTTAAAAAAATTAATGATACATATGGCCATCACACAGGTGATCATGTGTTAATAAAGGTAGTAGAAATCATAAAAGCGAACATGCGAGATTATGATGTAGTTGGACGGTTCGGCGGTGAAGAGTTTATAGTGGCTATGCTTGGTGCGAGTGCAGACGATGTAGCAAACAAAGCCGAAGCAGTGCGTCAAATTATCGAATCAACTAAAATTCAGCATAATAATAAAACTATAAAAGTAACCGTAAGTATTGGCGTAGGGACAGCGATCGAGGACAGTTTTGCAGACCCTGCGATTATTGCCGCTGATATAGCCCTTTATCAAGCTAAGCAATCGGGGCGCAATCAGGTTAGTGTGTATCCGGACGCTGCATGA
- a CDS encoding S-adenosylmethionine:tRNA ribosyltransferase-isomerase, which translates to MTHRYGIEFEVPPALIAQQPVSPRDSAKLLVYRRADKTITDDYFYNLDKYLVPETTLVVNNSKVEQCRWLFPKQSALVSLPTSRASSTADFSGISASGPCESRGAVPNVRLTNNSRSFDGTASSPNSSEINDVEIFVLEKLDNRRIVAMVKPGRKFKLGKKLVLADGIEATVTAINDDGHRTLEFNLDHDSPMLKQYEHVPLPPYIAQNDSLEAEYQTVYAKQLGSKAAPTAGLHFTDKLLAKIRNSHAYAEVDLKVGLGTFAPLTEVQYKAGALHAESFEVSAENSHIITGAKHITAVGTTSLRTLESLPNRQPVSGQGFSGKTNIFIKPGYEFMNVDSLITNFHLPGTSLLLLVEAFVGSANELLRIYQHALKKQYRFYSFGDAMLII; encoded by the coding sequence ATGACTCATCGATATGGCATCGAGTTCGAAGTGCCTCCAGCACTGATTGCTCAGCAACCTGTTAGCCCACGCGATTCTGCCAAGTTGTTGGTTTATAGGCGTGCCGATAAAACGATAACCGACGATTACTTCTATAATTTAGATAAATATTTAGTTCCCGAAACAACTTTGGTGGTTAATAACTCTAAAGTGGAACAGTGTCGCTGGCTATTCCCCAAACAGTCTGCGCTAGTCAGCTTGCCTACGAGCAGAGCTAGTAGCACTGCTGACTTCTCGGGTATTTCCGCCTCAGGACCTTGCGAGTCACGCGGCGCCGTACCAAATGTACGGCTTACTAATAATTCGCGGTCCTTTGACGGAACTGCATCGAGCCCAAACAGTTCGGAAATAAATGATGTCGAAATATTCGTGCTCGAAAAACTCGACAACCGCCGAATTGTGGCGATGGTCAAGCCTGGGCGTAAGTTTAAACTTGGTAAAAAACTTGTTTTGGCCGACGGTATCGAGGCTACCGTTACAGCCATAAATGACGATGGCCACCGAACGCTGGAGTTTAATCTAGATCACGACAGCCCCATGCTAAAACAATACGAACATGTGCCTCTACCACCCTATATTGCCCAGAATGATTCACTTGAAGCCGAGTATCAAACGGTCTACGCTAAGCAGCTAGGTAGTAAGGCCGCACCGACTGCCGGTCTACATTTTACAGATAAACTTCTTGCCAAAATTCGCAACAGCCACGCCTATGCAGAAGTAGACCTGAAGGTGGGTTTGGGCACCTTTGCCCCATTGACAGAAGTTCAGTATAAAGCTGGGGCTTTACACGCGGAATCTTTTGAAGTTTCTGCCGAAAACAGCCACATAATTACCGGCGCAAAGCATATTACTGCGGTTGGTACGACAAGCTTGCGCACCCTAGAGTCCTTGCCCAATCGCCAGCCGGTCTCGGGCCAAGGCTTTAGCGGTAAGACAAATATATTCATTAAACCAGGTTACGAATTTATGAATGTTGATTCGCTTATTACCAACTTTCATTTGCCGGGTACCTCCCTGCTATTACTTGTCGAAGCATTTGTTGGCTCGGCAAACGAGCTCCTGCGGATATACCAACATGCCCTAAAGAAACAATATCGATTCTATTCTTTTGGTGACGCGATGCTGATTATTTAG
- a CDS encoding magnesium transporter CorA family protein, with product MLIAYDKRPGSPATKLPKVKKGSWVRIVSQSIDEVESYAKQLKLDEDALIDGIDLYESPRIEHYDGATYLYVRYCEPSGNLTSTEPLLIIVSKDNLVTVARKAVNAVEEMLKSDDTYTANKSLFVLQLLTRINRGYRNYINGVTRQIFATRNRLEKKIISNDDVLGFIDTEEDLNEFLAALMPYGLVLKAMATGRLFNLSEEDHDLLEDLELSTNELIELSKSRLKTMQNIREAYTTIATNNLNKIFKRLTSITIFLMVPTIISGIYGMNVHLPLSGHANAFWLISISTLLMIVLIVMFFKKQRWL from the coding sequence ATGCTAATTGCTTACGACAAACGACCAGGTTCGCCAGCCACAAAACTACCTAAGGTAAAAAAGGGAAGTTGGGTTAGAATCGTTAGCCAATCAATCGACGAAGTCGAAAGTTATGCCAAACAGCTTAAGCTAGACGAAGATGCGCTGATAGATGGTATCGACTTGTATGAATCACCACGTATTGAACATTACGATGGTGCCACCTACCTGTACGTTAGGTACTGCGAACCAAGCGGCAACCTCACTAGTACCGAGCCATTACTGATAATTGTCAGTAAAGATAACCTAGTTACAGTTGCGCGAAAAGCAGTTAATGCAGTCGAGGAGATGCTCAAAAGCGACGACACATATACGGCTAATAAATCTTTATTTGTCCTACAATTACTGACACGCATTAACCGCGGCTATCGCAACTATATCAATGGTGTAACTCGCCAGATATTTGCAACCAGAAACCGGCTAGAGAAAAAAATTATCAGTAATGACGACGTCTTGGGTTTTATCGATACAGAAGAAGACCTGAACGAATTCTTGGCAGCTTTAATGCCCTACGGACTCGTCTTAAAAGCCATGGCGACAGGTCGCTTATTCAACCTCAGCGAAGAAGACCACGATTTACTCGAAGATCTCGAGTTATCAACCAACGAGTTAATAGAGCTTTCAAAAAGTCGCCTAAAAACTATGCAAAATATTCGCGAAGCATATACCACGATTGCCACAAACAACTTAAACAAAATCTTCAAACGCCTCACAAGTATCACAATTTTTCTTATGGTGCCGACAATCATCAGTGGTATTTATGGCATGAATGTGCACTTACCATTATCTGGACATGCCAACGCGTTCTGGCTAATCTCGATCAGTACACTCCTAATGATTGTGCTCATCGTGATGTTCTTCAAAAAGCAACGCTGGCTCTAA
- a CDS encoding S8 family serine peptidase, whose product MWRRVPHFLQIISLTVIGLLSWLLYAQQHSSQKASSTTPKLSQAELVKKLGFTTIIDPATDTPVASVQSLAKTSNAQPFKPTHSSDILAQVEFEQHQYIAFLTPNDTYYPLWHLTNINAPSAWDITTGNSQIVVAVVDSGFALAHQDLNASWYINQAEQGTTKAGDTCWTGSPVNKQTNNCDDDDNGYVDDWRGWDFYDIDNDPQAGDLNPTGSGVTHATNVAGLIAATADNGLGLPGVDWQAKIMPLQALSDNGTGYTSDIVAAIEYAVDNGADVINLSLGGSADDPALEAAIDFAASQNVVVVAASGNCASLAYDFCNQLEAPGYLTYPAKYDNLIAVGAVNSAGVRASFSSYGPELDLVAPGSGITTSTSWSLANQTSLYSGAISGTSFSSPVAAGAISLLKGYQPNLNLEDIRYLLTSTASRAGNFSPDYGYGQIDILAALELLNTDLADTLGRSSRALQISSVAGENPASPLASSQTTHFIITANPGDQVSVTARNLNTNAKKTFSAIKVDETGEYQYSWDTSFLGVGVWRLTPSSLSSSGSSETIYIN is encoded by the coding sequence ATGTGGCGGCGTGTTCCGCATTTCTTGCAAATTATTTCGCTGACAGTAATTGGGCTACTGTCTTGGTTACTTTACGCGCAGCAACACTCTAGTCAAAAAGCTAGCTCGACAACCCCTAAGCTAAGCCAGGCCGAATTGGTAAAAAAACTTGGTTTTACTACAATTATCGATCCAGCTACAGACACACCAGTTGCAAGTGTACAAAGCCTTGCCAAAACTTCGAACGCGCAACCTTTTAAGCCAACCCATAGCAGTGATATTTTGGCTCAAGTGGAGTTCGAGCAACATCAATATATCGCGTTCTTAACACCCAACGACACCTACTATCCACTCTGGCATCTAACCAATATCAACGCCCCGAGTGCCTGGGATATAACTACTGGCAATAGCCAGATTGTGGTTGCAGTTGTTGATAGCGGTTTTGCCTTAGCCCATCAAGATTTAAATGCTAGTTGGTATATCAATCAGGCAGAGCAAGGCACCACAAAGGCAGGCGATACATGCTGGACTGGCAGTCCGGTGAACAAACAGACAAATAACTGCGATGACGACGACAATGGCTATGTCGATGATTGGCGTGGCTGGGATTTTTATGACATCGATAACGACCCTCAAGCGGGCGACCTCAACCCCACCGGCAGCGGCGTGACCCACGCCACAAACGTGGCAGGCTTAATTGCCGCGACTGCCGATAATGGACTGGGTTTGCCAGGGGTTGATTGGCAAGCAAAAATTATGCCACTCCAAGCATTGTCCGATAACGGCACAGGCTACACCTCTGACATTGTTGCTGCGATCGAGTATGCTGTCGATAACGGTGCCGACGTAATTAATCTTAGTCTTGGTGGCAGCGCCGATGACCCGGCCCTCGAAGCTGCCATCGACTTCGCAGCCAGCCAAAACGTTGTCGTTGTCGCCGCTTCTGGTAACTGTGCTTCGCTAGCCTATGATTTTTGCAATCAACTAGAAGCACCGGGTTATCTAACATACCCGGCAAAGTACGACAATCTAATCGCCGTCGGGGCAGTTAACTCTGCGGGAGTTAGAGCATCTTTTAGTAGTTACGGGCCAGAGCTAGATTTAGTTGCGCCAGGATCGGGCATAACTACTAGCACCAGCTGGAGTTTAGCCAACCAAACCAGTCTGTACTCGGGGGCGATAAGTGGCACTTCTTTTTCTAGTCCAGTGGCTGCAGGAGCGATAAGCTTACTGAAAGGCTATCAACCGAATTTAAACCTAGAAGACATCCGCTATTTGTTGACTTCGACAGCTAGCCGAGCCGGCAACTTTAGCCCCGACTATGGCTACGGACAAATCGATATCTTAGCTGCATTAGAGTTGCTAAATACCGATCTCGCCGACACTTTGGGGCGTAGTAGCCGAGCTCTACAGATTAGCAGCGTCGCAGGCGAGAATCCAGCCAGCCCTCTAGCCAGCAGCCAGACCACCCATTTTATAATCACTGCAAATCCAGGCGATCAGGTTAGTGTGACTGCCCGCAACCTCAATACAAATGCCAAAAAGACATTTTCCGCAATAAAAGTCGACGAAACCGGCGAATACCAATACAGCTGGGATACTTCGTTTCTAGGTGTAGGTGTATGGCGGCTAACTCCAAGTAGTCTATCTAGTTCTGGTAGTTCCGAAACGATTTATATAAATTAG
- a CDS encoding DUF389 domain-containing protein, protein MAKKFNLLERQINWLFAKDSLISDELLEEKMRSYSRFSVSYYLLLTASTVIATLGLLMNASAIVIGSMIISPLTWPMFGLADGASLGNHKRIRNNLYIIIASVAYGVLLAYILTIFSPLKVINSEIITRSTPTLLDAAVAIMAGAIGAMAIVRKNISDTVAGVAVALSLTPPMCVIGISLALGETAIVKGSSLLLLTNALSITLVAGITMILVHYSWRRKLQMAPKAFIIMLLSLSITAIPLYQLLKTYSLESSSYVVVQTELKDYINAISPNGSVKNISTSLESRSGQDVLVVDADVFLPPSVNLTYDDKDKLTSELSNSINRLVDLRLHIQPISLLSNLEDIKAQDTIRSIRDSFSKHLNELSSDLNIIELDVSQHAETWTISAQLSGPADSLPDESAINQLNDVLSAELQKSIKLDISYLPLIQIKTDQQSTVDVLKSELQTLIKANVSGAVVNSVEVTKRSGNTYLLLEIKLPDSQSVTTDLAQDIKSLATRRLKTPVTLQLRLVYYSEELF, encoded by the coding sequence GTGGCCAAGAAGTTTAATCTGCTCGAAAGACAAATAAACTGGCTATTTGCCAAAGATAGCTTAATTAGTGATGAACTACTAGAAGAGAAGATGCGTTCTTACTCACGTTTTAGCGTATCTTATTATCTACTATTAACCGCATCGACGGTTATCGCTACGCTAGGCTTACTAATGAACGCATCGGCAATTGTTATTGGAAGTATGATTATTTCGCCACTGACATGGCCAATGTTTGGGCTCGCCGATGGTGCTTCGCTCGGTAACCATAAACGAATCAGAAATAATCTATACATAATTATCGCTTCTGTTGCTTATGGTGTTTTGTTGGCATATATTCTAACGATTTTTTCGCCGTTAAAAGTTATCAATTCGGAGATTATAACTCGTTCTACGCCAACGCTGCTCGATGCGGCTGTGGCCATAATGGCTGGTGCGATTGGGGCGATGGCAATTGTCCGCAAGAATATTAGCGACACAGTTGCCGGTGTGGCTGTGGCACTTTCGCTAACTCCGCCGATGTGCGTTATCGGCATTAGCTTAGCTCTTGGCGAAACTGCTATCGTCAAAGGTAGCTCATTGTTATTATTAACCAACGCCTTGTCGATAACTTTAGTAGCCGGGATCACCATGATACTTGTGCACTATTCTTGGCGACGCAAACTCCAAATGGCACCAAAGGCTTTTATTATCATGTTGCTGTCTCTGTCGATTACGGCAATTCCGCTGTATCAACTCCTAAAAACCTACTCACTCGAAAGCTCATCATATGTAGTCGTGCAGACCGAACTAAAAGACTACATCAACGCCATAAGTCCAAACGGTTCGGTCAAGAATATTAGTACAAGTTTAGAGTCTCGCTCGGGCCAGGACGTCTTAGTGGTCGATGCCGATGTATTTTTGCCACCTTCGGTCAATTTAACCTACGACGATAAAGATAAACTCACTTCAGAATTGAGTAACTCTATCAACCGTTTGGTGGATTTAAGATTACATATCCAGCCAATCTCACTGCTTTCTAACCTCGAGGACATCAAAGCTCAAGACACAATCAGATCAATCCGCGACAGCTTTAGCAAACATCTCAACGAGCTTTCTTCGGACCTTAATATTATCGAACTTGATGTTAGTCAACATGCCGAGACATGGACAATTAGCGCTCAATTAAGTGGCCCGGCCGATAGTTTGCCAGACGAAAGCGCCATCAACCAGTTGAACGATGTACTGAGCGCAGAACTACAAAAATCTATTAAGCTCGACATTAGCTACCTGCCATTAATCCAAATCAAGACAGATCAGCAATCAACCGTCGACGTATTGAAAAGTGAACTCCAAACTTTGATTAAAGCCAACGTGTCGGGCGCAGTAGTTAACAGTGTTGAGGTTACAAAACGCAGTGGTAATACGTATTTATTACTCGAGATTAAATTGCCCGACAGTCAATCGGTTACCACAGACTTGGCTCAAGATATTAAATCACTTGCAACTCGCCGCTTAAAAACACCTGTCACACTCCAATTACGTCTGGTCTACTACAGCGAGGAGCTGTTTTAA
- a CDS encoding two pore domain potassium channel family protein, with product MFGSVRARVTIGSLVGLLLIGTLSYHWLESWTWIECFYFSVVTLTTVGYGDIHPTNDTTRLFTAIFILFGVAIAISALGMLSDSYIKRRTGK from the coding sequence ATGTTTGGGAGTGTCCGCGCTAGAGTTACGATTGGCTCATTAGTTGGCCTACTTTTGATAGGTACCTTGAGCTATCACTGGCTAGAATCGTGGACGTGGATTGAGTGCTTTTACTTTAGTGTTGTGACGCTTACAACGGTTGGTTACGGTGATATCCACCCAACAAACGATACGACAAGACTGTTTACGGCAATCTTCATCTTATTCGGAGTAGCTATCGCGATATCGGCCTTAGGAATGTTGAGTGATTCATACATCAAGCGGCGAACTGGAAAGTAA